GTTGTCATAGCTGTCTTTCATCCGCTCTCTGCCGGACAGAAGAGAGACCGCGATCTTGACCGCCGCCCACACCTGGCTTAATATGTAAAGTACAAGTGCCGTCTCTTTCAGCACATTCTGCCTTTTCTTTCCTGTCGTTTTGTCCAGCGCCCATATCCCTGCCGACAGACCGATAAATGTCGCCGTGTGGTGGATCCATGTACAAATTTTAAATTCGCTTTCCTTCATACCTTATGTACCCCTTATACCGATTTTCTTTTTCTCTATTATAGCTTATCCAAATGTCAAAATATAGTAAAAGCAATCGCAAGTATCTACATATTTTTACAAAACACGCCAATTGTGGTACAATCAATTCCGTAAAATACAGAAAGCAGGTGATCTAATGGGAATGACAGTAAACAAAGAACTTCCTCTGCCCGCGGACCTGAAATCCGAGGAGCCGCTGACTGCCGATATTATCGCGTTAAAGCAGAAACGGGACAGAGAGATAAGAGATATATTCACAGGTGCATCCGACAAATTTGCGGTGATCGTTGGGCCGTGTTCCGCGGACAACGAAGACTCCGTGTGCGAATATGTCAGCCGGCTGGCAAAGCTGAATGACTCCGTATCCGACAGACTTGTTCTGATCCCGAGAATCTATACAAACAAGCCGCGCACAACAGGCGCCGGATATAAAGGCATGCTCCACCAGCCCGAGCCGGACAAGGCCCCTGACCTTTTGGCCGGCATCATCGCGATCCGCAGAATGCACATACGCGCCATAAAAGAAAGCGGCCTCACTGCCGCGGACGAGATGCTGTATCCGGAAAACCGCAGTTATCTGGATGATATTCTCTCCTACGAGGCCATCGGCGCACGTTCCGTCGAGAACCAGCAGCACCGCCTGACGGCCAGCGGCATGGATATACCGGCCGGTATGAAGAATCCTACGAGCGGGGACTTCTCCGTCATGCTCAACTCCGTCACCGCGGCCCAGAGCTCACACAACTTCATCTACCGCGGACAGGATGTGACGACGGACGGCAATCCGCTCGCACACGTAATACTCCGGGGCGGCGTAGACAAATACGGCACATGCATCCCCAATTACCACTATGAAGATCTGATGCGGCTGCTTGCGCAGTATCAGAAGCGCGAACTTAACAATCCAGCGGCCGTCATTGACACGAACCACTCCAATTCCGACAAACAGTTCAAGGAACAGCTGCGGATCGTCAGCGAAGTGCTTCACAGCCGCGCCTATAATTCTGAGCTGAAAAAGCTCATCAAAGGCGTTATGATCGAAAGCTATATAGAGGAAGGCTGCCAGCCGATCGGCAGCAACCGTGTATATGGGAAATCGATCACCGACCCGTGTCTTGGCTGGGAGGATACCCGCCGGCTCATCCTGAAGATCGCAGAGGAGGCCTAAGATGCTGAAGAGCTGCCCCCGGGCGGCTCTACTTTCAGCTTCACAAGCTCATTGGCTTTCCGCATCATATTCTCCCGGTAGCTCCTGCCGCTGTACCGCCTGATCTGTGTCACTGTGATCCCGAGCTGCTTTGCCGTCTCTTGCGGCCCTGCCCCGTAGGCGAACAGCGTAAACGCGCATGAATTCTTCAGCGCCTGCGCGCTGTAGCACGGAATCCCGGCCATAAGCGTATATTTCTTCATAAGCCGGCTTATATACATTACATTCAGTTTCCTCCCGCGGCTGTTGGAGAACAGGTACTCTCCCGGCATTCTTTTTTCCATGTACCGTTCCAGCACTTCCACCGCGTCGCCCGGCACAAAACATGGTTCTTTCCGGTCTCCCGCGGCTGCATAGACTCCATCGTCGTAGGCCGTCAGATCCTCCGGGCGAAGTGCCGTGATCTCCGTTGACGACAGAGATACCCGGTACAGCAGGGTAAAGATCGTATAAGCCGTCAGATTTCCCTCCGCCGCCTTAAAAAGTGCGTCTACATGCTCTACCGGTATGGATCCGGCAAATCTTTCCTGTCTCTTAAGCGCTCCCAAAAGAGGAGAAAAACTGTCATGAAATCCTTCCTTTATTCCATATGCCGTCCTGTGTTTTTCTATAAATCCGGCAAAGGAATGAAGCTCTCTTATCTTTTTGGATACCGTCTGCGCTCCCAGACTGTTCTCTTTCATTTTTTTCTTGAGATACTGAAAATATCTTTCCGCATCCTGCTCCCCCGTGTCAAGAAAATCTTTCCCGCACAATTCCATAAATTCCTGTACATCCGCCCGGTAGGACGCGGCAGTCGTGCCGCTTTTAAAGTGCTTCACATAGTCCGGCCATATATCGTCTCTCAGCTTCACTGATGCATATTCTGTTTCCAGCATGTACTTCACAAGAACCCCTCCCCGCTTGTCCGCAAAAAGTTTTTAATTATGTTATTAGTATTATTCATACTATAACATAAAATATGATAAATAACAAGAGACGTCTATGTGACATCCCCTGCTATGATCACTCTGTTTTCTTCCATTTTTACTTCCGCGCCAAGCGGAAGCGTCAGCGGGTCGCACAGGTGTCCTGCGCGCACATTACAGACCACAGGTATCTCAACCTCTTTAAGTACCGAGCGGACGGCTTCTTCCCCGCTCCCGGGTCTGCCGGTATCGTCACATTCTGTGAGCCCTCCGACGATGATGCCGGCGGCATCCTTGAATTTACCGCCCAGTTTAAGCTGATACAGCATGCCGTGAAGACGGTACGGCTTCTCCCCCACTTCCTCCAGAAATATAATTTTACCGGCTGTATCTATCTCAAAAGGTGTTCCCATCAGCCGGCTGATCATCGTCATATTTCCTCCTGTCAGCCTTCCGTGCGCGGCGCCTTCTTTGATCGCACGAAACGGCTCACCGTTCAGATTGGACAACTCCCTGCGCTTCTTGGGCCGGGTCACCATCTCTATAAAGAGCTGGTGGGCCTTTGGTTCCACAGGGCGTTTGGGACTGTAGAGCGCCGGGCCGTGGAATGTCACAAGCCCTGTTTCTTTCTGTATGGCAGTATGTATAGCCGTGATATCACTGAAGCCGGAAAACACAGGACGGTTCTTTCTGACCGCCTCATAGTCGATCTTGTCGAGCAGCGGTATCGTCCCGTATCCGCCCCACATACAGAGCACCGCCCTGTTACGGCCGTCACGCAGCACACCGTTGAGCCGCTCTGCCCTCTCCCTGGCCGTTCCTCTCTTAAATGCCATATCCTCCGATATGACAACATGAAATCCCTCGCCCTCCAGAAAGGCCCTCGCATTGCGGACCCCCTCCTGCGTAAACGCATTGGCCGGATCGATCACACATACCTGGTCTCCTTTTCGTAACGGCCTGGGATAGATCACTCTGTTTTTCATCTTTATTCCTCATCTCATATGCTTTCATATACAGTCTATACTATATTTTAGCATATTCTGAAAAAAAATTGCAAAAAGTTCTTGCAAAACCTGACAAATACGCTATAATAATATTTGTGACTGCGGTCAAGCGGTCAGCACGCTGGAATAGCTCAGTCGGTAGAGCACTTCACTCGTAATGAAGGGGTCGTCGGTTCAAGTCCGATTTCCAGCTTATATATCAAAACAGCGCAAACCTGGTGTCAGCAGGGTTTGCGCTGTTTTTGTCTCAGACGGATCATCCTATTTTCTGAGGATTCTTTCCAGACCGGCGATATCCAGCAGATTCACCGTCTCAAACACCCCTTTATAAAATACAGCCCAGTTATTAAAAACACAGGGCAGTTCTTTCGCTTTCTGCAGCGTATCCACCTGAATCAAAGATGCCAAAATACCGTTCGTCTCACAGTACCGTCTTATCTTCTCTATATTCTGACTGACATAAGGACACTGCATATCGTAATAGATCGTCAGCTCTTTGCTCTCAATTCTCCCGTTTTTCGCATTGGGAGCAAACCGGGGCTCCTTCCCGTCAAAAGAAAGAGCAAGCAGTTCATATCCGTTTCCCGCAATGTCAACAGTCTTAAACCCGGACTTCTTTGCAAAGGACTGGTCAGAGAGCCACGCTTTCTGCTTTTCTGCTCCGAGCATACAAATGCCGGACTTTCCTTTTTCCTTCGCATCAGCGATACAATACTCCATCAGCGCCTTCCCGTATCCTTTTCCTTTGTAGCCGCCGGATACCCAGAGACAGTACAGATAATAATAATCGTCGCCATTTATGGGGACCCAGGCTGTCTCAAGAGGGGCATATTCAATAAAAACCACGGCTTTTTCGTTCAGCTTTCTGAAGACATGCCCCTCCTTAAGCCGCTCACGGAGCCACCGGCGCTTTGCTTCGATCCCCTGATGGGGCTTCCTGCTGCGTATAATACAGCATAAATGTTCTTTGTCAACGTTTTCCGCCGTCACGTTTATAAATTCTGCATTCATATGACTCCTTTCATACCGATACGTGCCGGTCCGTCCGCTATTTCTCCTGCTGTGACATGTGTACCGTCACCTGCTGGTACGGGATCTCAATACCTCTGGCGTCAAGCGTCAGCTTGATCTCCTCCAGAAGCCGCCATTTTGTAGGCCAGAAATCTTCGCTCTTCACCCACGCTCTGGCTCCGATGATGACAGCGCTCGCCGCCAGCTCATCCACAAAGACAACGATCTCTTCGTCTTTCAGGATACAGTCATCCTTTTTCAGCAGATTTTCAATAATATCTTTTGCCTTCCTTAAGTCCGCATGATATGAAATGTCAACCTTAAGGTCAAGGCGTCTCTCATCTTTGGCCGTCGCGTTGGTAAGACTGTTGTTTGTCAGCATGCCGTTCGGTATGACGATCGTCTTATTGTCTATCGTGCTCAGTTTCGTATAAAAAATCTGGATCTCTTTCACGGTCCCTTCGTTGCCGTTGGAGTCCTCTATAATATAGTCTCCCACCGTAAACGGCTTCAAAAGCAATATCAATACGCCGCCGGCGAAGTTTGACAGGCTCCCCTGCAGTGCCAGACCGATCGCCACACCGCCGGAGGCCACAAGCGCTGCCACTGAAGTGGTATCCACCCCCAGTTTCGCCGCGATGGTGAAGATGAGCAGTATATAAAGGCCTGCCTTCAGCACCGAATCCACGAACTGTTCCACACCTTTGTCCGCCTCTGAACGCTCCAGAGATGTCCTCACTAACTTTCTCACCCATTTGATCAGAATCCGTCCGACCAGAAATGCGATGAGCGCTATGACTACTTTAATTCCAAACCCGATCAGCGACGGAATATGGTCCTGAAAATACCGGACAAACTCATTCGCGTTTTCTACCGCCTCCTGCGTAACCTCTGTGACTTCATTTGTTCCCATAACTGATACTCCTCCTGCGTTTACTTAAGCGCAAGAAACGCACTTAAATTTCCCCGTTTCTCTCCTGTCGTTCTGTGAGAGAACAGGATATCCGGATTACAATGTGTGCAGACATTTGTTACCGCTGTATGTTCCCTTCGGATACCAGCCTCCGCAAAGACATATTCATTGGCCTTCCACAGATTGAGCTGATATTTTCCGTCTCCCTTATTATAGAATAGATCCGGCCAGCATTCCTCAGGAAAATTTTCCCTGAAGCGGCAGATCACATCTTCACTCACCTCATAACAGTCCTGACAGATAGAGGGACCGACGGCAGCAATCACATCTTTTGGATCAGTGCCATAGTTTTCCGTCATCTTCTCCACCGTAACCTTGCCGATACGTCCCACTGTACCCCGCCATCCGGAATGTGAAAGTCCGATGGCCCGGTGTACGGGATCGACGAAAAACAGCGGCACACAGTCGGCATAGAATGTGACGAGGCATATGCCCGGTACATTTGTCACCATCCCGTCCGTTTCCATAAAACGGGCGCCCCTGTCCTCTTCCTTCACGACCGCCACATTCGTCGTGTGTGTCTGGTGCGTGTATGTCATGTCTTCCGGCTTCACTCCGATGGCCGAAGCGATGCGCCTGCGGTTCTCCTCCACTGCCTCCGGCGAGTCTCCGCGTGTTGTGCTTATGTTCATCGTGGCACAGTTCCCGGTGCTCACGCCCCCGAGCCGTGTGGAAAATCCATGCTTCACCACGCCGGTATCCTCCAGCAGCGGGTACACAAGATACGGAACTCCTTCCTTCTCTCTGATATCAAATATGTGTGCTTCATTCTTGTATTTTATATCCAGCTTCATATGTTCTCCTCAGCATTCAAACGCATTTTTAATGTGGCTTATCTCACCGCCCAGTATCGCTATCACATCGAATCGGCACGGCGCGTCCGCCAGCTTGTTTACCGTGACGTAATACATGGCGCATTTTACGAGCACCTGCCGCTTCCTTGCATCCACGGCCTCCGATGGATACCCCTTCGATGCATCTCTTCTGTACTTAACTTCACAGAATACGAGATATTCCCCGTCTTTTGCTATGATGTCGATCTCTCCTGTCCGGCAGCGGTAATTAAAGCAGATTATTTCATATCCCTGTTCTTCCAGATATTCACCTGCCGTCTGCTCATACCGGCTGCCCTCCGCTCTTTTATTGTATGTCATCTGCACCTCTCAGTCCCGGACACCGATCCTCTTATACAAAGTTTTTAATGAATGTGGCCCTGTGTATCGGCGAAGGCCCATGTTCCTTAAGCCCCGCGATGTGAGCTTTCGTGCCATACCCCTTATTCGACGCGAGATCATAGCCGGGCAGTATTTTGTCATATTCCACCATAAGTCTGTCCCTTGTCACCTTGGCAATGATACTGGCCGCCGCGATGGACACACTTTTGGCATCTCCCTTGATGATCGGCACCTGCAAGATCTCTACCCCGGGAATCGTCACCGCATCGTTGAGCAGTATGTCCGGCTGTACCGGGAGATCTGCGATCGCCATACGCATGGCTTCGTACGTCGCCTGCAGAATATTGATCTCATCGATCCTCTGCGGGCCTACGATACCGATTCCCGTTGCCACAGCTTTCTCCATGATCTCATCATACAGCATCTCACGCTTCTTTTCCGACAGCTTTTTGGAGTCATTCAGATACAGGACAGGATCGTCTTTAGGCAGGATGACCGCCCCTGCCACTACCGGCCCGGCAAGCGGTCCCCTGCCCACTTCATCTATACCGCATATGTAACGGTACATACCATATTCTTTCTCGTACACGCTCAGGCGTTCGGTGCGTTCTATTTCTTTTCGCAGCTTCTCCTCCTGCCTGCGGAGCTTCTCCTCTTCCCGCTTATTCATGTTTGATCACTCCTATCTTGTCAAACGGATATACGCGCAGGAAGGCTCTTCCCATCAGATCCTTCCGCTTGATAACTCCTACGCTCGGGTCTCTGCTGTCTGAACTGTGGTTTCTGTTGTCGCCCATCACAAAATATTCATCTTCACTGAGCGTCACCGGGCTTGCCTCCGCCTGCATCAGCTCCGCGCCGTACGTGTCGCTTTCCAGCTTCTGTCCGTTGATATACACATATCCGTCGGTCACCTGCACGGTCTCACCCGGCAGACCGATGATCCTTTTGATATAGTAAGTGTTCTTTTCATATTTATAAGGAAATACGATGATATCGAATCTCTTCGGGTCTCTGAACCGATAGCTTATCTTATCTACGATCAGACTGTCGCCGTCACTTAAAGTCGGTTCCATCGAATAGCCGCTGACCCGCGTGCGCTGTCCCACAAAGGTAATGATCAGGTACGTCAGACCTACGATAATAAGTATGTAAAGAAGCCAGCCGCCCAGCTCCCTCAATACACTTCCCCCCACATCATTTTTTCTGCGTCTTGACATGTATAATGTCCCCCTTTTTATTGCTTACCACTGCATTTTATCATACTTCCTGCGGATATTCCAGTGTCAGGCGTCCCAGCTTTCCATTTCTGAAATCATCCGTCAGAAGCAGCGCCGCCTTCTCTGTGTCCAGCTCATTTCCGCGCACAAGACAATGCCTGCTCTCCGCTATCCGGCTTAAAGTGACATAGACATCGTTATCTTCTTCGACTGCATATTTTTTCCCGAGCACGCCCGGATAATGATCCAGCATGAAACGGATCAGCTCGGCCGCCAGCTCTTCTGTCTGCAGGACTTCATCTTTGATCGAGCCGACAAACGCGAGTTTTAACCCCACCTGCTGGTCCTCAAACTTCGGCCAGAGTATTCCCGGCGTATCCAAAAGCTCCACCTGCCTGTTCAGGCGTATCCACTGTTTTCCCTTCGTAACCCCCGGTTTGTTGCCCGTTTTCGTGCAGGACTTCCCCGCCAGACTATTGATGAATGTAGATTTGCCGACATTCGGAATGCC
This is a stretch of genomic DNA from [Clostridium] hylemonae DSM 15053. It encodes these proteins:
- a CDS encoding 3-deoxy-7-phosphoheptulonate synthase, with translation MGMTVNKELPLPADLKSEEPLTADIIALKQKRDREIRDIFTGASDKFAVIVGPCSADNEDSVCEYVSRLAKLNDSVSDRLVLIPRIYTNKPRTTGAGYKGMLHQPEPDKAPDLLAGIIAIRRMHIRAIKESGLTAADEMLYPENRSYLDDILSYEAIGARSVENQQHRLTASGMDIPAGMKNPTSGDFSVMLNSVTAAQSSHNFIYRGQDVTTDGNPLAHVILRGGVDKYGTCIPNYHYEDLMRLLAQYQKRELNNPAAVIDTNHSNSDKQFKEQLRIVSEVLHSRAYNSELKKLIKGVMIESYIEEGCQPIGSNRVYGKSITDPCLGWEDTRRLILKIAEEA
- a CDS encoding tyrosine-type recombinase/integrase; amino-acid sequence: MLETEYASVKLRDDIWPDYVKHFKSGTTAASYRADVQEFMELCGKDFLDTGEQDAERYFQYLKKKMKENSLGAQTVSKKIRELHSFAGFIEKHRTAYGIKEGFHDSFSPLLGALKRQERFAGSIPVEHVDALFKAAEGNLTAYTIFTLLYRVSLSSTEITALRPEDLTAYDDGVYAAAGDRKEPCFVPGDAVEVLERYMEKRMPGEYLFSNSRGRKLNVMYISRLMKKYTLMAGIPCYSAQALKNSCAFTLFAYGAGPQETAKQLGITVTQIRRYSGRSYRENMMRKANELVKLKVEPPGGSSSAS
- a CDS encoding S66 peptidase family protein: MKNRVIYPRPLRKGDQVCVIDPANAFTQEGVRNARAFLEGEGFHVVISEDMAFKRGTARERAERLNGVLRDGRNRAVLCMWGGYGTIPLLDKIDYEAVRKNRPVFSGFSDITAIHTAIQKETGLVTFHGPALYSPKRPVEPKAHQLFIEMVTRPKKRRELSNLNGEPFRAIKEGAAHGRLTGGNMTMISRLMGTPFEIDTAGKIIFLEEVGEKPYRLHGMLYQLKLGGKFKDAAGIIVGGLTECDDTGRPGSGEEAVRSVLKEVEIPVVCNVRAGHLCDPLTLPLGAEVKMEENRVIIAGDVT
- a CDS encoding GNAT family N-acetyltransferase; the protein is MNAEFINVTAENVDKEHLCCIIRSRKPHQGIEAKRRWLRERLKEGHVFRKLNEKAVVFIEYAPLETAWVPINGDDYYYLYCLWVSGGYKGKGYGKALMEYCIADAKEKGKSGICMLGAEKQKAWLSDQSFAKKSGFKTVDIAGNGYELLALSFDGKEPRFAPNAKNGRIESKELTIYYDMQCPYVSQNIEKIRRYCETNGILASLIQVDTLQKAKELPCVFNNWAVFYKGVFETVNLLDIAGLERILRK
- a CDS encoding mechanosensitive ion channel family protein; this translates as MGTNEVTEVTQEAVENANEFVRYFQDHIPSLIGFGIKVVIALIAFLVGRILIKWVRKLVRTSLERSEADKGVEQFVDSVLKAGLYILLIFTIAAKLGVDTTSVAALVASGGVAIGLALQGSLSNFAGGVLILLLKPFTVGDYIIEDSNGNEGTVKEIQIFYTKLSTIDNKTIVIPNGMLTNNSLTNATAKDERRLDLKVDISYHADLRKAKDIIENLLKKDDCILKDEEIVVFVDELAASAVIIGARAWVKSEDFWPTKWRLLEEIKLTLDARGIEIPYQQVTVHMSQQEK
- the pgeF gene encoding peptidoglycan editing factor PgeF, producing MKLDIKYKNEAHIFDIREKEGVPYLVYPLLEDTGVVKHGFSTRLGGVSTGNCATMNISTTRGDSPEAVEENRRRIASAIGVKPEDMTYTHQTHTTNVAVVKEEDRGARFMETDGMVTNVPGICLVTFYADCVPLFFVDPVHRAIGLSHSGWRGTVGRIGKVTVEKMTENYGTDPKDVIAAVGPSICQDCYEVSEDVICRFRENFPEECWPDLFYNKGDGKYQLNLWKANEYVFAEAGIRREHTAVTNVCTHCNPDILFSHRTTGEKRGNLSAFLALK
- a CDS encoding YraN family protein, whose protein sequence is MTYNKRAEGSRYEQTAGEYLEEQGYEIICFNYRCRTGEIDIIAKDGEYLVFCEVKYRRDASKGYPSEAVDARKRQVLVKCAMYYVTVNKLADAPCRFDVIAILGGEISHIKNAFEC
- a CDS encoding ribonuclease HII, with product MNKREEEKLRRQEEKLRKEIERTERLSVYEKEYGMYRYICGIDEVGRGPLAGPVVAGAVILPKDDPVLYLNDSKKLSEKKREMLYDEIMEKAVATGIGIVGPQRIDEINILQATYEAMRMAIADLPVQPDILLNDAVTIPGVEILQVPIIKGDAKSVSIAAASIIAKVTRDRLMVEYDKILPGYDLASNKGYGTKAHIAGLKEHGPSPIHRATFIKNFV
- the lepB gene encoding signal peptidase I, translating into MSRRRKNDVGGSVLRELGGWLLYILIIVGLTYLIITFVGQRTRVSGYSMEPTLSDGDSLIVDKISYRFRDPKRFDIIVFPYKYEKNTYYIKRIIGLPGETVQVTDGYVYINGQKLESDTYGAELMQAEASPVTLSEDEYFVMGDNRNHSSDSRDPSVGVIKRKDLMGRAFLRVYPFDKIGVIKHE
- the ylqF gene encoding ribosome biogenesis GTPase YlqF; amino-acid sequence: MHFQWYPGHMTKAKRMMQENIKLIDLVIELVDARIPQSSRNPDIDELGKNKARLILLNKADLAEEKWNDAWAEYFRKKGFSVVKVNSKKGGGMKSIHGVIQEACKEKIERDRKRGILNRPVRAMVVGIPNVGKSTFINSLAGKSCTKTGNKPGVTKGKQWIRLNRQVELLDTPGILWPKFEDQQVGLKLAFVGSIKDEVLQTEELAAELIRFMLDHYPGVLGKKYAVEEDNDVYVTLSRIAESRHCLVRGNELDTEKAALLLTDDFRNGKLGRLTLEYPQEV